The DNA region cagtAGTGGAGAGAAGTTAGCAGAAGAGGAATTTGAGAACTGTTGTACGAACGAGAGGGAAGGAGAAGAAAACTTCCGGAATCCGATTCTTAGAGCAACCTTCGATCCAAAATAATAAGGTAAGGaggtttatcgtcgtttaatgggtattatgggttaacatgtaatgggtagtgataaaccgtcgaattgaccctaattgggatgatgagtgctgaaaaattgtgatgaataaactatgtaaaagctgtaattgaatctgtaattggatgggtagtgatttccgaacgtatagctttttacggaatcggaaccggaggtccgaaagtcctccaacggcggaaaatgcggagaattctgcattctgctttgtgttagcgcaggaacaactttctgtcttgcgttaaccggttaacccagggtgttaaccggttaacactgttgtgaattgtgaaaattgttgttctgtttgcgttaaccggttaacccagggcgttaaccggttaacactgttgagttttgccagaaagcgtgttctgtgttgcgttaaccggttaacccagggcgttaaccggttaacactgttggaaaagtgaaaaaaaaattgaactgctcagaatttaatgaagttcgtcggggtgagtcgggtaatattatagttaattttgatgagtaattttgttgggtttatgttatgaaatgtcgatacaagtatgactgagttgttaagttattccgtgtacggaaagttgttaaagatactgagttgtaagcttggtgagccaaagttgattataagttgattatgttgaaaacattgttgtgttgctattattattatgttgtcggaattttaaagtcgtgtatgtcatgtaaattcatatgcattaagtcggagctttgctcacaccacgttggcctggattggcaaaagttgaaagttgaaggcttaagccttgatgcctcgttaaatcggcaaattttaagttgggagttttactccgaatggtaccacatgcatgacgagtcgagtctcattagagttgcatttttgTTGTTTCATTGTATgggtatttaatttaattgagaagTGGTGTTTGTGTACGATTCTTAATTACTGTATTGTTTTTCATATACTGGTTATAATTATTGTAACTCACCCCTTCTGTTGAATGTTGTCCTTATGTGACAACGTGCAGGTAATCCTGAGAAGTAGCCGGTTACCGTTAGTCGGGTCAGTGGTCAGTCGCTCTGATACGTAGCACTCGGGGGGATTGTCGCGTGTCTGCTTTGTGGATCTTTTAATTgttactaaaatttaaattgtttGAAGGATTATAGTTGTTTACTCTTTAAGTTAAGTCGTATTTATGTTGCTTAAAGATGATAAGAATTTTTTTATGAATCCGCTGCGTAAGATTTTATGAAGTTGAATTATTGGAGTGAATGACATTATTTTGTCGAATTAAGAAGAGTGTTACATATTGTTATGATTCCTTAAAGTGGGAATTGTTTAAAGTTGAACATGTAATATTCCATTTATAGAAAATTTTACGACTCTGATTTTGTTGTTATAACTCGTGGGTAGAAAatggggtgttacattagtggtatcagagcaggtcggtctgtccggccagttgtcgtgtcgttactgtctaacaattgggtattgttactaatctaacttttaagttgtgttgtagtgataagttgaaatggctggaaggaatgacgctgcaatggctgccacaatgcaagcgatggcacaagctgtgcagaacttgccaaatgctggtggagatgctggatcacgtagcttggcgacttttcaaagagagaatccgccggtgtttaaagggaagcatgatccagatgcagccttgggatggttgaaagagatcgagagaatcttccgtgttatggattgcactccagctcagaaggttcggtatggtactcacatgctagcagtcgaagctgatgactggtggctagagactcacgagaggttgaccgtggcaggtgaagtcattacttgggatgtattccgtagggaattcatgagaaagtattatccggaagatgtccgcggtaagaaagaaattgagttccttgagctgaagcaaggaaacatgtctgtcactgattatgctgcaaaatttgtggagttgtccaaattttatcctcattacactggtgctggtgctgaattttcaaagtgcatcaagtttgaaaacggattgcgctctgaaattaagaaggctgttgggtatcagaagatacgcatttttactgaattggttgatagctgcaggatatttgaagaagacaataatgctcattacaagattgtcagtgaccgcaggggcaagcaacatcaaaaccgtggcaagccgtatgatgctccagtgggaaaagggaaacaaggagctgctacggctcagaggactagtaggggaggtgctcctgctggtatagtttgcttcaaatgtggtcaggctggtcataagagtaatgtatgcactgctgaagtaaagaggtgttttcgctgtggtaagactggccatgcaatagctgattgcaagcacaaggaaatgatttgttttaattgtggcgaagaagggcatattggaagtcagtgtcagaagccaaagaaatctcaaactggaaaggtgttcgcattgaccggaactcaaacctccagtgaggacagacttatccgaggtacatgtttcataaatggtactcctttaattactattattgataccggtgctacacactgttttatttctgctaactgtgctcgaagactgggtttaaaattgtccgctttggatggtgaattgattgttgagaccccagctaagggatcaataactacttctttggtatgtttaaaatgtcctttgtcgatcttcgataaagatttctatgttgatttagtatgtttgccGTTGGATGGcatggatgtaattcttggtatgaactggttagagtataattatgttcatataaattgtcatcataagtcggtgaggttttccactcctgaagaggaaggagttgacttattacctttcagagaattgcgaaaattgatgaaagagggagctcagatgttttctttgatggcgacgttgtcggttgagagtaaagctaagattgaggaactgttagtggtgaaagaattccctgaagtttttcctgatgaaattcctagtgtgccgccagagagggaagttaaatttactattgatctggtacctggtactaggcctgtttcgatgACACCAtatagaatgtcggcatctgaattgtatgaattaaagaagcaattggaatacttacttgagaagaagtttataagaccaagtgtgtcaccgtggggagctccagtgttgctagtaaagaagaaagatggtagtatgaggctttgtattgattatagacaattgaataaagtaacgatcaagaataagtatccactaccgagaatagatgatttgatggatcaattagtgggtgcctgtgtgttcagtaaaattgatttgagatcgggctatcatcagatcaaagtgaaagatgaagacatccagaagacagcgttcagaactcggtatggacattatgagtattctgtgatgcctttcggtgtgactaatgcgccgggagtatttatggaatacatgaatcgtattttccatacttatatggaccattttgtggtagtatttattgatgatattttgatttactctaagtccgaagaagagcacaaggaacatatgagattagtgttggatgttttgaaagataagaaattgtatgcgaagctgtccaagtgtgagttttggttaagagaagtcagttttctcggccatgtaatttcaggaaaaggtattgctgtagatccttccaaggtagaagctgtattgcaatgggagactcctaagtcggctaccgagattagaagctttttgggattagctggatattatagaaggtttattgaaggattttctaagttagcatTTCCGTTAACTAAATTAACTTGTaaaggtaaagctttcgtgtgggatgttcagtgcgaagagagttttaatgaattaaaaaggagattgacgtcggcgccggttttgactttgccaaatccggaggaaccgtttataatttactgtgatgcttcattgatgggtttaggaggtgtgctcatgcaaaataataaagtaattgcttatgcgtcgcgacagttaagaattcatgaaaagaactatcctacgcatgatcttgaacttgctgctgtggtgtttgtgctaaaaatctggaggcattacctttatggttccagatttgaagttttcagcgatcataaaagtttaaagtatttgtttgatcagaaagagctgaatatgagacaacgtaggtggttagaattgcttaaggattatgatttcggtttgaattatcatccaggaaaagcaaatgttgtggccgatgctttaagtagaaagaccttgcatgtgtcggcaatgatgattaaggagttggaattaattgagcaattttgtgatatgagtttggtttgcgaagtaaccccgcagagtgtaatgctaggaatgctaaagattaataatgattttatggatagtatccgagaggcacagaaattggatgtgaaattagtagatatccttaatcgttgtggtcaatcagagaagagtgactttaagattgatgcgagaggtgtgttgaaattaggggaaagaatttgtattcctgatgacgcgattttgaaaagaagcattctagaagagggtcatagaagcagtttgagtattcatccaggagctactaaaatgtatcaggatttaaagaaaatattttggtggcccggaatgaaagaagatgtggctcgttttgtgtatgcgtgcttaacttgtcagaagtcgaagattgagcatcagaagcctgctgggttgatgcaaccgttggaagttccagaatggaaatgggatagcatttctatggactttgtaacggggctgcctgctactttaagagggcatgattcgatttgggtgatcgttgataggctcacgaagtcggctcacttcatacctattaacatcacttacccaattgcgaagttggcagagatttacatccgagtaattgtaaagttgcatggtgttcctctgtgtattgtgtcggacagagatccgaggtttacatcgggattttggaaaagtctgcaagattcgttgggctctaagttgaggttgagttcggcatatcatcctcaaactaatggccaaactgagagaactattcagtcattggaggatttactgagagcttgtgttcttgaacaaggaggttcgtgggacacttatcttccattgatcgagttcacatataataatagttaccattctagtatcggaatggcgccttttgaagcattgtatggtcgtagatgtagaactccgttgtgttggcacgaatctggtgagggtgtagtacttggaccagagttagttcgagaaactaccgagaaagtgaagtttatccgagagaagatgaaggcttctcagagtaggcagaagagttaccatgacaagcggaagaaggatttagaatttcaagctggtgaccatgtgtttttgagagtcacgcctgtgaccggtgttgggagggctttgaagtctaaaaagctcactcctcgcttcattggtccgtatcaaatcttagaacgagttggaaaagttgcttatcggatggcattaccacctaatctttcgaatttgcatgatgtattccatgtgtcgcagcttcggaaatatgtctcagatccgtctcatgtggttagtatggatgatgtgcaagtgcgggataatttaacaatggagacaaagcctgtacgagttgaagatcgtgaaacaaagactcttcgaggaaaagagattgtgttggttaaagtcgtttggttgggggctgcgggcgaaagcatgacatgggaaTTGGAGAGCAAGATGCGAGACTCCTATCCTGAGCTGTTTGAAGcaggtaaattttcgaggacgaaaatattctaagtgggggagagttgtaacgcccaaaaataattatttgttatttttaatatttacGTAATTATTGTGGTTAGTCGGAAATTAGTCGAAAGTCGTAGAAATTATtataagaaataataatataattgtGGTGTTATTTGAGTAAGTGGGCTTATCACTGTGTGCTATTTAGTAAAATGAGAGGTGTTATATTAGGCCATTAGAGATTAGGATATTTAGTTAATTTaataaagagaaaataaaagaagtgatagaaaaaagaaaaaaaaacagtAGTGGAGAGAAGTTAGCAGAAGAGGAATTTGAGAACTGTTGTACGAACGAGAGGGAAGGAGAAGAAAACTTCCGGAATCCGATTCTTAGAGCAACCTTCGATCCAAAATAATAAGGTAAGGaggtttatcgtcgtttaatgggtattatgggttaacatgtaatgggtagtgataaaccgtcgaattgaccctaattgggatgatgagtgctgaaaaattgtgatgaataaactatGTAAAAGCTataattgaatctgtaattggatgggtagtgattttcgaacgtatagctttttacggaatcggaatcggaggtccgaaagtcctccaacggcggaaaatgcggagaattctgcattctgctttgtgttagtgcaggaacagctttctgtcttacgttaaccggttaacccagggtgttaaccggttaacactgttgtgaattgtgaaaattgttgttctgtttgcgttaaccggttaacccagggtgttaaccggttaacactgttgagttttgccagaaagcgtgttctgtgttgcgttaaccggttaacccagggcgttaaccggttaacactgttggaaaagtgaaaaaaaaattgaactgctcagaatttaatgaagttcgtcggggtgagtcgggtaatattatagttaattttgatgagtaattttgtgggtttatgttatgaaatgtcgatacaagtatgactgagttgttaagttattccgtgtacggaaagttgttaaagatactgagttgtaagcttggtgagccaaagttgattataagttgattatgttgaaaacattgttgtgttgctattattattatgttgtcggaattttaaagtcgtgtatgtcatgtaaattcatatgcattaagtcggagctttgctcacaccacgttggcctggattggcaaaagttgaaagttgaaggcttaagccttgatgcctcgttaaatcggcaaattttaagttgggagttttactccgaatggtaccacatgcatgacgagtcgagtctcattagagttgcatttttgTTGTTTCATTGTATgggtatttaatttaattgagaagTGGTGTTTGTGTACGATTCTTAATTACTGTATTGTTTTTCATATACTGGTTATAATTATTGTAACTCACCCCTTCTGTTGAATGTTGTCCTTATGTGACAACGTGCAGGTAATCCTGAGAAGTAGCCGGTTACCGTTAGTCGGGTCAGTGGTCAGTCGCTCTGATACGTAGCACTCGGGGGGATTGTCGCGTGTCTGCTTTGTGGATCTTTTAATTgttactaaaatttaaattgtttGAAGGATTATAGTTGTTTACTCTTTAAGTTAAGTCGTATTTATGTTGCTTAAAGATGATAAGAATTTTTTTATGAATCCGCTGCGTAAGATTTTATGAAGTTGAATTATTGGAGTGAATGACATTATTTTGTCGAATTAAGAAGAGTGTTACATATTGTTATGATTCCTTAAAGTGGGAATTGTTTAAAGTTGAACATGTAATATTCCATTTATAGAAAATTTTACGACTCTGATTTTGTTGTTATAACTCGTGGGTAGAAAatggggtgttacattagtggtatcagagcaggtcggtctgtccggccagttgtcgtgtcgttactgtctaacaattgggtattgttactaatctaacttttaagttgtgttgtagtgataagttgaaatgtCACAAAGGTGAAACAACCCCAATTGAGAAAGAGGTCTGCTGCGCCAGCTCCATGAGGGAGTTGGACTTAGGGCGCTTCAATCAAAAGGATGGTTTTGGGCAATACGTCTTTGAAAGCTCTATTTTCAATCAGCTGGATTTGCAGCAAACTTTGATTATTCAATATGTAACACTTTGTATTTTTGGATAATGTGTATTAGCTTTTGGACTATCTTATAATATATGTAAGGTCCTAGCTTAGAATTTTGTTTGTATAATCAATTTTTAAACATTCAAGTCTTGAAGTAATATCTTGCTGAAAGCTGTTTGGGCCACGAAAATAAAAGAGTGATTGTTCCAAAAATGGTTACCTTTAGTGTACTATTATCGGCCAAATAAAAGTGTAGCTGAAGGAATAAAAATGAAACACACATCAATGCGTTGAAAGCTTAACTCCAGCGTGTAATCAACAAAGGATCTTGGCACATGAGTCTAAATACAATGACTTGGCTTAAACTCATCACATATATGCTTCAAAATTGCAATTTTAATTTAGGGACCTATGAAGGATTTAAAACTTGGCACAAATATTTGGGATGTGAAAATGGGCTTGCAAACTTGGGCTAATCAAATGATCATTAAAAATAAAATGGTTtttaatacttactaataagaAAGTGGACTTGGATTAGTATGTGTAAAAAGGATTTGAACCACACTTTGAACTTGCAATATTAATTATGGACATGTTGATAGGAGTGGGCTTTTTAAACCAAAAGGTCTTATGGATAACCCAAAAATGGGCCTTTTATAACCAACAAGTCCCAAAATGTGCATACCATCTCATGCTTTAGTAACAGCTATAAGAGACAAATGCAACAAATGTTTTCTTGAGTCATGAACAAGGAACTTAACAGATGAAATGCCACTGAAAGATTTGTTGAAAGTTTGATGTCACTGAGGGTTTTCTTTAGAATGATCATGTGAGTATTGAATGTGCCTTTAGGAAGGATGGGGAGTTTGGAGTAGCTTAGGGCTGAGAAACTCTAAGATAGAGTTTATGCCTTATAACTTCTGGTGGTGAATGTTGGTGAAAGATTTTTCTTACCCGGataaaattggggtatgacagttgcccctatttaattacctcgAACCGGAAAGTCATAATGACAACAGTCTTTGTACATTCgcggtgggagataattaaatacaagaaagacccaaattttgtcctaggaaatgcaaggaagaaaatacaggaagaaaatgcagtgagaaatagTAAGAGAAATTATCCTAAAGTAAAATGGAACAACCAAGACTTTCTGGGAGTTGTCAGAACAATATCTTGGACGTCATAATCGAGGTACGTTAGTAATGGAATGTTATCTCAGCTAAATCTCAAAACTTTTTCAGGATGCTAGAGCAGTTTCTCAAAAaaaatctggcatgagactcttcatattgataaagcagcatctcaacagtaaaagtgagattctctgtatcgagtcgaaacagcatcttatacgatagaGTTAAGGTATTCCgaacgagggaatgataccttaattgaatctaagactcttcgagaATACTAGAGCAGTATTTATAGAAAAAACTagaatgagactcttcatattgatgaagcgGTGTCTCAAACAGTAAAGAGAATGAAATTCTTTGTATCGAGTCAAAGCAGCAccttatacgatagaattaagatattccgaacgagggaatgataccttaattaaatctaagactcttcgaggatactagagcagtatctctaaaaaaaacTAGGATGAGACttttcatattgatgaagcagcatctcaaacaataaagaaaatgagattctctgtatcgagtcgaagcatcatcttatacaatagaattaagatattctgaatgagggaatgataccttaattgaatctaagactctttgaggatactagagcagtatctctagaaaaAACTAGGATGAGACttttcatattgatgaagcaacatctcaagCGTTCA from Lathyrus oleraceus cultivar Zhongwan6 chromosome 1, CAAS_Psat_ZW6_1.0, whole genome shotgun sequence includes:
- the LOC127115332 gene encoding uncharacterized protein LOC127115332; this translates as MAGRNDAAMAATMQAMAQAVQNLPNAGGDAGSRSLATFQRENPPVFKGKHDPDAALGWLKEIERIFRVMDCTPAQKVRYGTHMLAVEADDWWLETHERLTVAGEVITWDVFRREFMRKYYPEDVRGKKEIEFLELKQGNMSVTDYAAKFVELSKFYPHYTGAGAEFSKCIKFENGLRSEIKKAVGYQKIRIFTELVDSCRIFEEDNNAHYKIVSDRRGKQHQNRGKPYDAPVGKGKQGAATAQRTSRGGAPAGIVCFKCGQAGHKSNVCTAEVKRCFRCGKTGHAIADCKHKEMICFNCGEEGHIGSQCQKPKKSQTGKVFALTGTQTSSEDRLIRGTCFINGTPLITIIDTGATHCFISANCARRLGLKLSALDGELIVETPAKGSITTSLVCLKCPLSIFDKDFYVDLVCLPLDGMDVILGMNWLEYNYVHINCHHKSVRFSTPEEEGVDLLPFRELRKLMKEGAQMFSLMATLSVESKAKIEELLVVKEFPEVFPDEIPSVDKLKCHKGETTPIEKEVCCASSMRELDLGRFNQKDGFGQYVFESSIFNQLDLQQTLIIQYVTLCIFG